GGACAGGGTCATCTGTTAATTTttacaaatgagagagagagagagagagagagagagagagagagagagagaaacatcatTGTACATGCACatttatgtgcatgcgtgtgagcatgtatgtagagaccagaggtaaATATTaggtatctctctctgtttctctccaccttaatttttgaaacaggatctctctcttACCTACTCAGCCAAATTGGCTCTCCAACATGCCTCAGGtgtcctcctgtccctgccttaTCAGTCCCAGGATTATAGGCAGGCACTGCCACACCGGAATTAGATAGATACTGGAAATCAGTCTCCTCACATTTGGTTGGCAGACGCTTTAGCAATTGAGCCAACACCACAGCCCTGTGACGCTTCTGGTGTGTGAATGTGAGAGTCTGTGGGTGCACACACCTTTGCATGCGTGTGTGCCGGCCAGAAGAAGGTACCCTGCCTTGTTGCTCATACGTCTGTGGAGATTACACCCGTTAGTGACTAACTCCGAGTCCCCAGTAATGCATCGGTGtcacattaaggaaagaaattgaagcacTTCCCCTTGGAGTCACTTAACCAAGAGCCAGTCCAGATTGGAACTCTCTACTTCATGCTCCACGTGTCTCTCTGTTGTATgagtctgaatctgtgcctgcGTAAAAGCTGGCTTGTGCATCTGCCCGTATGTTTGTGTCTTCTGTTCAGTGTGTTTGTGTCGTAGCTGTCCATGTCTGTGAGTGGTGTCTGTCTGTTGTAtgagctgtgtgtatgtgtctatctgtctgtctgtccattgtGGACGTCTATATCTGTGTGTACTGTCTGTCTGTTGTATGAGGTGCTCATtgtgcctctgtatgtgtgtagctGTCCATGTCTGTGAGTGGTGCCTGTCTGTTGTATGagttctgcatgtgtgtgtgtgtgtctgtctgtctgtctgtccattgtAGATGTCTGTATCTGTCTGTACTGTCTGTCTGTTGTATGAGGTGCTCATGTGCTTGTATACGTGTGTGACTGTCATGGCTGTCCGTGTCTGTGaggggtgtctgtctgtctatcatagCTGTCTGTATCTGTGGAGGTGTCTGTCTGTTGTATGAgttctgcatgcatgtgtctgtctgtctgtcccacaGAAAGGACTTTGCTCTGTTGTTATAAAAAGCATCCTATGGGAGAGAGAATGGGGTACTTGACAGCAATCTTTAAGAGTGTTACATGGATTAAGTCGCTGGCTCCCACTGATCTCCGCCAACCCAGATGACAAGCACCATTGTCACCCAGTACCCGCACACGGATGCTCTCCACCTCTGTGACAGATTTTAGAAGACTGCCTTCAGCCTCTGCATTCGCTGCTTGCAGCAAACGGTCCACATGCATTATCTGGGTCAGGGGCATGGAAGAGTGTGTAACTTAAGACTGCAGCTATGCATTGCTCAGGTTGTAAAAGCTGATTACATGGGAGATCCAAGGCATGTAAGGTTCGTTTTTATATTGTTCTCTTAAAGGCGGGTTATAGTGGGGCTCGGTGGCACAAAGCTTGGGAGGCAAACGGATCTCCTGAGCTCAAGGCCGGCCTGTTCTAAagacagagtgaattccaggacagtcagggctacacagagaaaccctgtcataaaaaccagaagaaaaaaaaaaaagaaaggccgGTTAAACAAGCAGGCTGAGTACACAGTgatttagcagtcatttttttattgattttattgagctttacatttttctctgctcccctccctgcctctcccttccccttcaaccctttcccaaggtccccgtgttcccaatttactctggagactttgtctttttctacttcccatgtagattagatctatgtatgtttctcttagggtctttgttgttgtctaggttctctggaattgtgatttgtaggctggttttccttgatttatgttttaaaatcacttatgagtgaatagatgtgataattgtctttctgggtctgggttacctcactcaaaatgatgttttctagctccatccatttgcctgcaaaattcaagatatcatttttttctgctgtgtagtactccattgtgttaatgtaccacattttccttatccattcttcggttgagggacatttgggttgtttccaggttctggctatgacaaaaaatgctgctatgaacatagttgggcacatgtccttgtggtataattgagcatcttctggatatatgcccaaaagtggtactcCTGGgtgttgaggaaggttgtttcctaattatctgagaaCTCACCACACTGACATAGGATAGCAGTCTTAAGTCTTCAGTGACAACAAGCTGTTATTAACTTTGGCTGTGAGTCCCAACAAAAATTCCAGTCTCTTAAAATGTAAGTGATACTTTCAAACTATTGCATCGCCACACACCATATTCCCTTGAGACAATATCTTccactaaacctggagcttgcGTTCTTCAGCCAAGCTAACTGGCCGTAAATCTCCAaggctcctcctgtctctacttcccatgaTGCTGACATTGCAAGCACATACTGCCACAGCTGACTTTTCCTTTCCAAACTTCCTCTCTcagttctcctttctccctcctgtgAGAAATTTCTAGCTATGCACACGGCATCAGAACAGTTCCCTGGGACTTACCGTGCGAGGGGCACAGGGAAACCCTCCCTCACTGTACCCAGAAGTCGGTCTTCTCACATCTCCTCGCGCTCACTTTTGGATTGACCGGAAATGCCTTTATCACAGCAGGACAGCTCCCCGCCTGTGATCTCGGCACCTAGGGGGCAGAaggagaattgtgagttcaaggccagcctcggctcTTGAACCAGTTCCTGTCTTTAAAAGAGAAGCCACCGTTATGCGTTCTAACCACAGTGACACTTCACTTTCATCTACCTGTGCGCTCCCACAGGCAGCCACAGCATGAAAGGGAGACTCAGAAGTGCTGCCTAGGGCCTCAGACGCTGCAGCATCTGTCTCACTTTCTCAGGACTGCAGGAGATGCTTCGTGCTGAACACACCTAGCCGCCATCGCACGCAACGAGGTGCTCCCAGATCAGTTCCTAATAGCTCTCTCAGGGGCCTAATTTCTGAGTGACACTGTACTTCTATGGATGACCTGAGTCCCTGGGGGGGGAGGTATCCCCCTCCATATAGTATTACCACCTTACGGCCTTCAGAGGCAGATGCTCTCTTGCCAAAGCCCAGTCCCTCCTAACATCCCCCCTATGAGGAAGTCCCCACGATTGTCATCTCTAGGCCCACCACAGGCACATGGAGGGAGGCACATGCCAGTTCAAGAAAAGAATTGCCACACAAGATGACTAAGGGGAGCAAAGAGGCTGTTGGGTACAAAGGGAGCAGGGACTgctctgaggagggaggaagggacgtGGGGGGACACCCAAACATGGGCAGAGCAAGATAGAGCCCTGGGATGGACACAGGCAGAAACCCACAAGAGGACAGAGACCTGGGAAGTCAACGACCCTGCCACCAGAGGAATAAACTGCAAAGAGTCAGTGAGAAGACAAGGGACCCAAAATGTCATACATGtagacacaggagcaggagagacGAGGCAAGGCTCTGAGACCCGTGATCAAATGTCTACCCAAGAACTCATCTCGGGCAACCTAGGGACCAGTGTTGAGAGGGTGGGTGGCAGAAGGCTCCCTGAGGACACACCACAGTCCCTGGTGCATTCACAGATCACAGCTACCCTTGGAGAGCTGTGACAGTCCTGCCCAGAACAAAGAAGAGTCCTGTGCCTTTTGGCTCTCTGGGGGCTTTTCTGGTTCTCATGACCCTAGGAACTCTTGAGAATCTGTTCGGAGATCGGTAGTTAAGtgtggctgtggtggtggatctATAGGGTTAGGGTAGGGCTGGACAGATTACCTGGAGTGCTAAAAGGACCCCAGGTTTCTAGTTCCAAGGAGGGAGACCATAGACCAGACCACACTGATAGAGTCTAGAAGAGTGAAGGTAGGGAAGATATGTTTGCTTCACCAAATCTGAGTCTAACCTTACTATAGTTGCTGGAGGCTTTCTTGAAAAAAGACTCGTATATTTCTTGAGTGAATGTTCAAAGAAGAGATTTATTGACACTACTGTGCTGTGACATGCTAGCTGCGTGTGGTTTAGACAGGCCAAAGAAAGTGTATACTGTAGCCCCATGATGTTTGTGTTGCCTCTGAGGAGGGACAGAACTTAGCTACGATGGGAAGATCTCACCCTGGCCACCCTCAGCCTGGGCATGGCCCCTCTGAGGATCCCTGACACCATTGGTCCTCCTGGCCCACACAGACCTACATGAACCACTACCCAGAACCGCATGACTCAGGCTTCACCAACTGCATGGGATCTAGGGACCCTGGCCCTTGCAGCACTCCAGGCCTGGCTCATAGACTACGCCCACCCTCAGTCCAAGTGGCACTAGACCATCAGCAGGGCCTGGCATCACGCATCCATCACCCATGTATAGCTGAGAACGTCAGAGAGGGGAAATGTCAGTTCTGCTTCTTCCTGGCTAGTGATGGAGACCGTTTCTGGGCAGGGCCACAGGGTGGGAATGTCTTAGGGCCTTCCTCTGCTAACATCTCCTCGCTCACTGCAGATAACTCCGCCCAGTATCTCTGGCTCCCTTTCAGACCTGGAGGAGGCTGATTTCAGATACCTGTCTGCCAGGTGTTTGGACCCTCACTTCCACTCCCATTCGTCCTCCGCCTATCCAGCCCCTCTTCTTTGCCTCTGACTCCTGCTCTCTCTGTATCTTCTGTATCTTAGCCGCGGCAACACGGCCTCATTCTTTGTCACCCTGGGAGGAAACCATGCCCAGTAAGTGTAGTAAAATGCCCCACACTGGAGGTGGAGGCAATGTTTGCAGTACAGTGTCCTGGGCCACATAATTGGGTAGAATTCCCTCGCTATATGTCTAGGTACAGCTGGGGACACAGCTCTGTTTTGAGCTGGCCCTTTCTCTCCAAGTTCCAGGTGCCCAGTGACTACATAGGCCAAGGGCAAAGAGAGCTGGCAACACAGCCAGAGTCGAGGCCAGAGCATCTTCAAGGATGTCTCTGTGGCTGTTTCCTGTGTGCATAGCTGTCTCCCCAGCAAGTGTGTGTTTGGCAGGTCTGTCTTCCCTTGTCCCTGGAGCTTCTGACTGTACCCACATCTCTGACTGTGGGTTCAACGGTTGGCATCACATGGGTCCCAGTAGGGAGTGTTTGAGAGTACCAGTGGGAGGTTATATGTAAGTGTGCACGTATGTGACAAGAAGCCTGTCGGTGAGATAGGCACTTGCTGAGAAGAGCCACGAGGCCCTGCATGATGTGTGAGGCACCCCTGACCAAGCCCTGGCAGCCGTACCATCCCGCTCATCTTTGTTTCGGGGAGTCCTGCACCATGGGACCTCTCTTTCTGTCCACTTCAGGGACAATGGTCTTTGGAGGCCCCTGGCTGTGACCTCTAATATGGCTGGAAGACACGACTGACCCATACCTTCTGCTACCAGGGCAGCTCCGTCATGCTGGATGGCGTCTCTGGTCCAGGCTATGTCCAAGTTTACTAAAGAACTCACTACCTCCAATGTCTGGGGTTTTCGTGGAAGTCCTCACTTCCCAATGTAGCATCCCACTGATCCTTCTAACAGAGCTAGACCGGCCAACCCGAAGGCTAGGGCTAGAACGTGCAGGTCAGTCCTAGGACACCTTGCACTGGCGTGGGAAGGTAAAGATATCTGGAGGGGGGGATCCCAAATTCTCAAAGGACAGAAATAAGCATGTCAGATAGATGCCTCCAGTCTCTAAGGTCAGTTACGCTAAAGGAAGAACCCTGCTTGTTGGGGATAGGGACTCACATAGCCACAAGAAGCTACAGGCTCCTGAGCAGGGGTACTGCTTAGGAGATTCTGACCTGGGGTCGGTCTGAGAGAACCATTCTTCTCCCCAGAGATTTCAGAAAATGGTCAAAAAAGGGTACTCACACCCCTTCCTCACAGAGCTTTTTTCTCCTCCATCTCAGAGGTCTCCAGCGGGCCCTGGAGGCCCCTTACCTTCTCCCCAGCCTGGCTCACTGTGTCCGAGGGAGCAAATGCCACCTTCACCTGCAGTTTCTCCAACTGGTCCGAGGACCTTATGCTGAACTGGTACCGCCTGAGCCCCAGCAACCAGACTGAAAAACAGGCCGCCTTCTGTAACGGTTTCAGCCAGCCTGTCCGGGACAACCGCTTCCAGATCACACAGCTGCCCAATGGGCATGACTTCCACATGAACATCCTTGCCACACGGCGCAATGACAGTGGCATCTACCTCTGTGGGgccatctctctgcccccaaaGCCACAAATCAAGGAGAGCCCCGGAGCAGAGCTTGTGGTAACAGGTGCGGCCAGAAACACCTGCATCGGAGACCCCTTTATGGTGGAGCCCAGGGAAGTAGGGTGGGTGGCCAGTCACTTGCCCATCCAAAGTGGGCTTGAAGCAGGCAGGATGGTTGCCCCTAAAGCGAATACACGATTGGTGTCCTAGAACTCTATCCTTTGTGGTCCTGTAGAGAGAATCCTGGAGACCTCAACAAGATACCCCAGCCCCTCATCACCCAGGCCAGCAGGCCAGTTTCAAGGCTTGGTCATCGGTATCATGAGTGTCCTAGTGGGTGtccctgtgctgctgctgctggcctggGTCCTAGCTGCTTTCTGCTCAACAGGTGTGTCAGGTAAGGCTCTTCAGAACCCTGCCCCtacccctgccccagccccagccctaccAAAATCAAAGCCTCAGGCCTTGCAAATAGTCCTGCTGGCCATTGTCCACCCACAATGCCTCCCTTCCAACACTTCTACCTCCTACCTTCCTCAGggttcctgactgtcctgaaacctTGTAGTCCCAATACTTCACACGCATCCTAGCCACCTTGTGTCCACCCCATGCACAGCTAGCTCGAGGCTGCTGGTTTTATCTAAACAGTTGGTGAGAATTGCCACTTTCTGTGGCTGGCAGGAAGGTCTAAGTCAGCCTTCAGGCCACTGTCAGAAATAAACCAACCCCTACCCTGCTATCTCCAGGAGCGTCCTAGCTAAGTCTGGTTATCAGCCAGCTAAGAAGCCACACATAGTATCTGCGGCATGTCTACCATGTGCTATGGTGCACTAGGAAACGGGGCCCACGTAGGCATCCGTCCCTGTGGCAGGCCCATAGCCCACAACTCGTGACTCAAGTGGGAACTCCCGGATAGTAAATGGGGAGGGCACGAGTGGGAATAGAAAGCCTGATGCCTGCCCATGGTCTAGGTCTCCTCAGGGCCTGAAACCCCTActccaaaatacacacacacacacactgccaagaCATTCCCCTCCACCAGGGAAGATGGTCCAGCAGCTGCCCCTTCTAATTCAGAATATGTTTttcaacagaggccagaagaactGGAAGAAAGGAACAGCCTCTGGTGAGTCTGGGTCCCCTTTCTTGAGGGATTCATCACAGTCTACCCCAGGGCTTGGTACAGGCAGAGATGCCATGAAGCCTGGGGGCTGCAGCCTAGAGAAAAGCTCAGATTTCCCGCCAGGATCCTACAGCCATATTCTGATGTTCTACCCATCAGCTGACCCCAGAGTGCATAGCCCTGACATTCCCATAGTCTTTCTGTTCTGGGTAGAGACAAGTAAAAATGTCACATTTTGGAATACTAAACCTGCAAGAAGGCTAGGGAACATTAGAGGTAGAAACTGAACCAGAAACAAAGGGGCTGCATCCTAAATCTCAGAGAGGGAAGTAGGGAGAAGGGACAGCTGTTAGGTCCCAATTTCAATGGCTGAGGTCTCTAAGAAGAACCCCAAATCCAGTGACAGATTGGAAACTCAGCATAGGGAATGGCTGAGATTATGGGATGCACACACCACCCCCAACTGACTACACAGacaactctttcttcttcctcccttgaaGAAGGAGGACGCTTCAGCTGCGCCTGTCTTCAGTGTGGCCTACGAGGAGCTGGACTTTCAGGGAAGACAGAAGACTCCAGAGCACCCCACTCCCTGCGTACACACAGAGTATGCTACCATTGTCTTCACTGAAGGGCTGGGTGCCGCATCCTTAGGACGTAGGGGCTCGGCTGATGGTCCTCAGGGTCCCCGGCCTCCAAGGCATGAGGACGGACACTGCTCTTGGCCCCTTTGACCAGATGCTTCCGCCATTAGCATCCTGCAGACTCTCAATGGAGAGCGCCGGTTCATTCTTCCATCAAGAGGAGCGTGCGGGTTACCGTGCCACAAAGGCTCCCAGGGTCCGAGCTCCCTGGAGTGACAGCCCAACACTTGTACCAATTCCAACACATGCGTTGTTGAGTGACAGTTCTCTTAATGTCTGCCACAAGCTGGGAGCAACAGGCATTCCTGTCCCCTCGGGTCACAAAGCACAGAGCTGGCCTGAGCCTGGGTCTCCTGAACCCTGCTGCTGGGAACTGTGAAAGGCTTGTGTCACTGTAGCCTATGGCCTCGGGGGATCCTGTGTCTGGAAATGGGGAACCTGATTAGAGACTGCCTGTGAGGCACCCACATAACAAGGAGCTCCAGGTATACAGTAGACACAACACCTAAAGCTGTCTTTGAGAGACACTCAGCTGGGAGACCATAGGCTGGGGGACCCGGGGACCCTGAACTAGTCCCAAGGCCTGGGGAGGTTCTGGTGAAGACTAGGAAAGTGCCCAGCATCAGGGGTCTGGGGAAGCATGACCACTCACCAGGTAGAGGCTCTATGAGGGCCCCTGCTGTCCTTCTGTATGCACAGGTACCTCAGATCTTTCTAcagctgggaaactgaggcaatgaCAGGACCCAACAGAGCTAGAGACCCACCCACACCTCCAGTGAGGCACTTGCCTCTCCCCTAATCTCCCTTAGGGACCAAAAGCACAGGTCCTGTGTCAGCatcagggaagggaaaagggagataCAGTTTTGACTTACACCAAGTGTGGCCATCTTAGGCAGTGGTTTGGGTGTTGGGGTCTCTCCATTCATCCTCTTCTGGAGTCCAGTTCTGGCTCCCATAAGGATTTCAAGGGTCCCCTTGACACTTCAGACAGTCAAGGTAGCGAGAGTCTAGCTGTCTGGTGGGCACCCATATGGCCAGGGCTCCAAGTCCCTTTCCTTTGGTTCTAGCCTATTATAATTAAATGGTaacgaaagctttaagaaattCTGTTCTACTTCTGGCAGTGTTGGGGCCGGGGCAGTAAAGGAAGCGCTGCAGGGCCATGCGGAGGCTCCAGGTGAAGTAGGGCAGGTCATCACCCTCTTCAGGCCCAGTCTGAGTCAGTCCTTGCCATTCCTGACATACACAGTCACTCCCTAGCCTCACCTCCATTCGTCATTCTCAGGTTTACATGTCACCAGCCAGGGACGAAAGACCTCAAGCGCAGAGGTTAAGGAAGAGGCATGCTCCCCACCCCAGGCCT
This genomic window from Chionomys nivalis chromosome 2, mChiNiv1.1, whole genome shotgun sequence contains:
- the Pdcd1 gene encoding programmed cell death protein 1 is translated as MWVRQVPWPLTWAVLQLSWQAGWLLEVSSGPWRPLTFSPAWLTVSEGANATFTCSFSNWSEDLMLNWYRLSPSNQTEKQAAFCNGFSQPVRDNRFQITQLPNGHDFHMNILATRRNDSGIYLCGAISLPPKPQIKESPGAELVVTERILETSTRYPSPSSPRPAGQFQGLVIGIMSVLVGVPVLLLLAWVLAAFCSTGVSEARRTGRKEQPLKEDASAAPVFSVAYEELDFQGRQKTPEHPTPCVHTEYATIVFTEGLGAASLGRRGSADGPQGPRPPRHEDGHCSWPL